In Desulfosediminicola ganghwensis, a single window of DNA contains:
- a CDS encoding efflux RND transporter permease subunit, translated as MQNLVRFTLRQKVVLNLLFVLLIVIGAFVLLRMPAERYPNIEFGKMYINTFLPGASPEDVEKLITNEIEEALENVEDLDYIQSVSYRERSNVVIKFVDDSDYQRRFDSVRLEVLSILEDLPALPEPPVFNFLDVNDWFPTISVNISGKHSNTTLSLVAEELKIPLAQIKGVKEVKLTGDFTREFHILLSPTKMRRFGLTFNEVARSLELANINLPAGHAKTEYGEFIVRVDEQFRTRDDIFTAIIRTDSDGSFIRIGDVADQGYFSYRDPFIVASVNGVECVTLQIIKEDRGNALFIARDVRDIVKKLNTTYGAEKIILTVTQDSSSKIKDSIRVLGVNLLLGVALVFLIIWQFMGMRNGILTTIGIPFAFVVTMVFMYLTGNSINEVSLFAFVLVSGIIVDDAIVVVENIYRHVQLGKDVVEAITIGTSEVFLPVVSATLTTGVAFLPMLIMTGMVGDFFAIIPKTIVFALIASLLECLFILPCHYLDFGPRKAQSSKKPTKSVTELAGYLESVREGRTMTVIRRFFNWLIELVLRLPYISITLLALIFAAALAIFHSSMTGATNMIRIQFFPDNYALYYVEVTAPSGTPIGETDELLKELAKAVMAEGEEMHESALGFAGFIINEDYSPRYGNNLGHLAVTLPDSNKRRFADYPENDVVLHLDYMREKLAGIVPLNTTLSIRPEKDGPPAGKDVNIRVLGTDGENVATLAAHLLDFLKNHNDFEPWLLDLQNDQGASGRVFTIRVNRERVAEWGLQIAEVARLAASVLNGRIVGEMKLAEEIIDIKLKMALGTETSQMTQALEASIIDLPGGTIRLSDLATPVYSLEPGYLNRFQAQRAITLTANIKPGAPISAAMIVNKVQDYYLQIRENYPGASLNFSGEHESTRESFISLTYAFGIAILLIYLILSAQFHSYLQPLIIVSAVVFALIGVIYGTLFSRTLFTVNSFVAVVGVTGVVVNDSLVLVEFLNSCYRRGQNRHEALMLATNIRLRPILLTTLTTTLGLLPMALGIPEYSIIWGSMAMTFVTGLCTATFLTIIIVPVLWDILVQLEKTPGHMPPLSSTSSPDTSR; from the coding sequence ATGCAAAACCTTGTCCGATTCACCCTCAGGCAGAAAGTTGTTCTCAATCTGCTCTTTGTGCTGCTTATTGTTATCGGGGCATTCGTGTTGCTGCGCATGCCTGCCGAGCGTTACCCGAATATCGAATTTGGCAAGATGTACATCAACACGTTCCTCCCTGGCGCCTCTCCTGAAGATGTAGAAAAACTCATCACCAATGAAATCGAAGAGGCCCTGGAGAATGTCGAGGATCTCGATTACATCCAGTCCGTTTCCTACCGGGAACGTTCAAACGTGGTGATTAAGTTCGTCGATGACAGCGATTACCAAAGGCGCTTTGACAGCGTGCGACTGGAGGTACTGTCAATACTGGAAGATCTGCCTGCTTTACCGGAACCTCCTGTTTTCAATTTTCTCGATGTGAACGACTGGTTTCCCACTATAAGCGTCAATATCTCAGGCAAGCACTCAAACACCACCCTCTCCCTGGTGGCCGAGGAACTGAAAATCCCGCTGGCACAGATCAAAGGAGTAAAGGAAGTCAAGTTGACCGGCGATTTTACCCGTGAATTCCATATACTGCTGTCGCCAACCAAGATGCGGCGTTTTGGCCTTACTTTCAACGAAGTTGCCAGATCGCTGGAACTGGCCAATATCAATCTTCCTGCCGGTCACGCAAAAACCGAATATGGTGAATTTATCGTGCGGGTCGATGAACAATTCAGGACACGTGACGATATCTTCACCGCCATTATCCGAACCGACAGTGACGGCTCCTTTATTCGCATTGGTGATGTCGCCGACCAAGGCTACTTCAGCTACCGCGATCCCTTCATCGTCGCCTCGGTTAACGGTGTCGAGTGTGTTACCCTGCAGATCATCAAGGAAGACCGCGGCAATGCCCTGTTTATAGCGCGCGATGTTCGTGATATTGTCAAAAAGCTTAATACGACCTATGGGGCAGAAAAGATAATCCTCACGGTCACGCAGGATTCCAGTAGTAAAATCAAGGATTCAATCAGGGTACTTGGAGTAAACCTGCTGCTTGGTGTGGCACTGGTGTTTCTTATCATCTGGCAGTTTATGGGGATGCGCAACGGAATACTCACCACCATTGGCATCCCCTTTGCTTTCGTCGTTACCATGGTGTTCATGTACCTCACAGGCAACTCAATCAACGAGGTATCGCTCTTCGCCTTTGTGCTGGTCTCCGGCATCATTGTCGACGACGCCATTGTCGTGGTGGAAAATATCTACCGGCATGTGCAGCTCGGTAAAGACGTGGTTGAGGCCATCACCATCGGCACTTCCGAGGTTTTTCTCCCGGTAGTGTCCGCCACCCTCACCACTGGTGTCGCCTTTTTGCCAATGTTGATCATGACCGGCATGGTTGGCGATTTTTTCGCCATCATCCCGAAAACTATCGTCTTTGCCTTGATTGCCTCACTGCTGGAATGCCTGTTCATTCTCCCCTGTCATTACCTCGATTTTGGACCGCGAAAGGCGCAAAGCTCAAAAAAACCTACGAAATCAGTGACAGAACTGGCCGGTTATCTCGAGAGTGTGCGTGAGGGCCGGACCATGACCGTCATCCGCAGATTCTTCAACTGGCTGATTGAACTGGTTTTACGTCTTCCCTATATCTCGATTACCCTGCTGGCACTTATTTTTGCTGCCGCGCTTGCCATTTTCCACAGTTCCATGACAGGTGCCACCAACATGATACGAATTCAGTTCTTCCCTGATAATTACGCCCTCTACTATGTCGAGGTAACCGCGCCCTCCGGGACACCAATTGGCGAAACGGATGAGTTATTGAAAGAGCTGGCCAAAGCGGTAATGGCTGAAGGAGAGGAAATGCACGAGTCGGCTCTGGGTTTTGCAGGCTTTATCATCAATGAAGACTATTCACCGAGGTATGGAAACAACCTTGGACACCTCGCAGTAACCCTGCCCGACTCCAATAAGCGGCGCTTTGCTGATTATCCCGAAAATGACGTGGTGCTCCATCTTGATTATATGCGGGAAAAGTTGGCCGGAATAGTGCCTCTTAATACAACTCTTTCCATCAGGCCTGAAAAAGATGGGCCGCCAGCCGGCAAAGACGTCAATATCAGGGTGCTGGGGACAGACGGAGAAAATGTAGCAACACTCGCAGCCCACCTGCTCGATTTTCTTAAAAACCATAATGATTTTGAGCCATGGCTCCTGGATCTGCAAAACGACCAGGGCGCCAGTGGCCGCGTATTTACCATACGCGTGAACAGAGAACGGGTAGCCGAGTGGGGGCTGCAGATTGCCGAAGTTGCAAGACTGGCAGCCTCGGTACTGAATGGCCGCATCGTTGGCGAGATGAAACTGGCCGAGGAAATCATCGACATCAAGTTAAAAATGGCATTAGGCACCGAGACCAGCCAGATGACGCAGGCTCTGGAGGCATCAATCATAGACCTGCCGGGAGGCACAATTCGATTAAGCGATCTGGCCACACCCGTCTATTCCCTGGAACCTGGTTATCTGAACAGGTTCCAGGCACAACGAGCAATAACCCTGACTGCCAACATCAAACCCGGCGCACCGATCTCCGCCGCCATGATCGTAAACAAGGTGCAGGACTATTATCTGCAGATCAGGGAGAACTATCCCGGAGCCAGCCTCAACTTCTCCGGTGAACATGAATCAACCCGGGAATCATTTATCTCACTGACCTACGCTTTCGGTATAGCCATCCTGCTAATTTACCTAATACTTTCGGCCCAGTTCCATTCCTACCTGCAGCCGCTGATCATTGTCTCGGCTGTGGTATTTGCTCTGATCGGAGTTATCTACGGCACCCTTTTTTCCCGTACCCTCTTTACAGTAAACAGCTTTGTGGCAGTGGTCGGGGTCACCGGGGTGGTGGTCAACGATTCACTGGTGCTGGTCGAATTTTTAAACAGTTGCTACCGGAGAGGACAGAACAGACACGAGGCATTGATGCTGGCCACCAATATCCGGCTGCGCCCAATCCTGCTGACAACCCTCACAACCACGCTGGGCTTGTTGCCAATGGCCCTTGGCATCCCGGAATATTCAATCATCTGGGGCAGCATGGCCATGACCTTTGTCACCGGCCTTTGTACCGCCACTTTCCTGACCATCATTATCGTGCCGGTACTCTGGGACATCCTGGTACAGCTCGAAAAAACTCCAGGTCATATGCCACCCTTGAGTTCAACAAGCAGCCCGGATACCAGCAGGTAA
- a CDS encoding efflux RND transporter periplasmic adaptor subunit: MLKTILIPIASTLLLSVMATSLTAQEQVTLQPHYRTITLTGFTYPRKELTISSEVNGKCEAVYADVGEKIPDNGVFARIDTTFIRLDIEANKVNQERAGRQLAQEEKTLARFTSLRRKESAPQAQLDEAELAADLNKLEIRKLQNEARRLEEKLVRHTITAPPGWLLIERFIEPGELIQESKPVARLGDFRQLLVPLAVSYGELQAIEAASRLQVELPDIALTLPATIYRTSPVFDAATRKIHVDLLIDATRHTPDQNIQESLRGGMRAHFSFKSFEANNRFSIPATALINRYEAQWLMKPDGSTRQVILLGTENNGLTAIISGENLEAGQNYLAIPENAAGSQ; this comes from the coding sequence GTGCTGAAAACGATACTTATACCAATTGCTTCAACACTCCTTCTATCGGTTATGGCGACATCACTTACCGCACAGGAACAGGTAACTTTGCAACCCCATTACCGAACCATCACCCTGACAGGTTTCACCTACCCCAGAAAGGAGTTGACTATCAGCAGTGAGGTTAACGGAAAATGTGAGGCTGTATATGCCGATGTCGGTGAGAAAATCCCGGATAATGGGGTATTTGCCAGGATAGATACGACCTTCATCAGACTGGATATCGAAGCCAACAAAGTGAATCAGGAACGTGCCGGACGACAACTGGCCCAGGAAGAAAAGACCCTGGCCCGCTTCACAAGCTTACGCAGAAAAGAGTCTGCCCCGCAGGCGCAACTCGACGAAGCAGAACTTGCTGCAGACCTGAACAAACTTGAAATCAGGAAGTTACAAAATGAAGCACGGCGGCTGGAGGAAAAGCTCGTCCGTCATACCATCACCGCCCCACCAGGCTGGTTGCTGATAGAACGGTTCATAGAGCCGGGTGAATTAATACAGGAAAGCAAACCGGTAGCCAGGCTCGGTGACTTCCGCCAGCTTCTGGTTCCGCTGGCTGTAAGTTATGGTGAATTACAGGCTATTGAGGCAGCAAGCCGCCTTCAGGTTGAGCTGCCCGACATTGCCCTGACTCTGCCGGCCACAATCTACCGTACCTCACCTGTTTTCGATGCCGCCACCAGGAAAATCCACGTCGACTTACTGATCGATGCCACTCGCCATACACCTGACCAAAACATTCAGGAATCTTTACGGGGCGGCATGCGCGCCCATTTCAGCTTTAAAAGTTTCGAAGCAAACAACCGTTTCAGCATCCCTGCCACCGCACTCATCAACCGCTACGAGGCGCAATGGCTTATGAAGCCCGATGGCAGCACCAGACAGGTCATCCTGCTCGGCACGGAAAACAACGGCCTGACTGCGATCATTTCCGGAGAAAACCTGGAAGCCGGCCAGAACTATCTGGCAATCCCTGAAAATGCGGCTGGCTCTCAGTAG
- a CDS encoding SlyX family protein — MSNEIENRVRILEEKHEYQDRTVEELNQVVIDQQAQLTEFKLELAKLREDVMSANIDTEDISDVPPHY; from the coding sequence ATGTCTAATGAAATTGAAAACAGGGTTCGTATTCTTGAAGAAAAACATGAATATCAGGATCGCACCGTTGAAGAGTTAAACCAGGTTGTAATCGACCAACAGGCACAACTGACTGAATTTAAGCTGGAGTTGGCCAAACTACGTGAGGATGTGATGTCGGCCAATATCGATACCGAAGACATCAGTGATGTGCCACCACACTATTAA
- a CDS encoding putative molybdenum carrier protein, with amino-acid sequence MKPILKKIVSGGQTGADRAALDAAIEHGFAHGGWLPKGRKTEDGPLPEKYALQEMTSSDYRKRTRQNVIDSDGTLIVSHGGLTGGSLLTLVEAKKMGSPCLHLDLEQVNGSEALLLLVAWLIENSIKTLNVAGPRASSDPVIYQQVYLLVSGLLVELKGGI; translated from the coding sequence ATGAAACCTATCCTGAAGAAAATTGTGTCAGGTGGACAGACTGGAGCAGACCGCGCCGCCCTGGATGCTGCTATTGAGCATGGCTTTGCCCATGGAGGTTGGCTACCGAAAGGCAGAAAAACTGAAGACGGACCCTTGCCTGAAAAGTACGCACTTCAGGAGATGACCAGCTCGGATTATCGAAAACGCACCAGGCAGAACGTGATCGATTCCGATGGCACGCTGATTGTCTCCCATGGCGGGCTGACCGGAGGTTCACTGCTGACTCTGGTGGAAGCAAAAAAAATGGGCAGTCCCTGCCTGCATCTTGACCTTGAACAGGTAAACGGGTCGGAAGCGCTGTTGCTTCTTGTCGCCTGGCTTATTGAAAATTCGATAAAAACACTCAATGTGGCCGGGCCGCGAGCCAGTAGTGATCCTGTCATTTACCAGCAGGTTTACCTGCTGGTATCCGGGCTGCTTGTTGAACTCAAGGGTGGCATATGA
- a CDS encoding nitroreductase family protein → MLLELLQKRRSIRQFENRPVEQEKIDYLIESMLRSPSSRSLNPWEFVVVQDKEMIEALSKVKPHGASFMKNAPLAIVVCADPEKCDVWVEDSSIASLLLHLAATDMGLGSCWVQIRLRGFEDGRMATDQVAELLSLPDGMKVEAIVAIGYGREEKPGHPKDSLLYDRVHFEKFGLKDA, encoded by the coding sequence ATGCTTTTAGAGTTATTGCAGAAAAGAAGATCAATCCGCCAATTTGAGAATAGGCCGGTGGAACAGGAGAAAATCGATTATCTGATCGAATCGATGTTGCGTTCACCTTCTTCCCGCAGTCTGAACCCATGGGAGTTTGTAGTGGTTCAGGATAAAGAGATGATAGAAGCACTGTCGAAGGTTAAACCACACGGCGCCAGCTTTATGAAGAATGCACCACTCGCTATCGTGGTTTGTGCAGATCCCGAAAAATGTGATGTCTGGGTAGAAGATTCCTCCATCGCATCTCTTTTGCTCCATCTGGCCGCTACAGATATGGGCCTGGGCAGCTGTTGGGTGCAGATCAGGCTGCGCGGTTTTGAAGATGGCAGGATGGCCACCGATCAGGTTGCAGAGCTGCTGAGTCTGCCGGACGGCATGAAAGTCGAGGCGATAGTTGCTATTGGCTATGGCCGGGAGGAGAAGCCGGGGCATCCGAAAGATTCTCTGCTCTATGACCGGGTTCATTTTGAGAAATTCGGCTTGAAAGATGCCTGA
- a CDS encoding YitT family protein, which produces MGFNLKDYRYSVIWNLFLLTAGSLLFTLGMNGIVMHQDFIPGGLFGFCLFIFYNTDLLTPAIWFILLNIPTLILGWLYVSRRFVLYTIYGVSVIFLSSQFIEVDFGIHDQFFAAIAGGFVVGAGTGIILRSIGSSGGLDVIAILLYRKFNFGVGKTYMVFNVLLFSLVLTQYGADIFIASIIMTFVASNSLDYFLTLSNQRKIVYVISEKSEQIGKDVTERLNLRATFIHGKGAYTGNDKDILMTITNNLMLKRLEEAVFTVDEDALFIVENSYDVIGNNFNKRKVY; this is translated from the coding sequence ATGGGCTTTAATTTAAAAGATTACAGATATTCTGTAATTTGGAACCTTTTTCTGCTGACTGCAGGTTCACTTCTCTTTACTCTCGGCATGAACGGCATAGTCATGCACCAGGATTTTATTCCCGGTGGACTTTTCGGATTTTGTCTTTTTATCTTTTATAATACAGACCTGCTTACCCCGGCCATATGGTTCATTCTGCTGAATATCCCGACCCTTATCCTCGGCTGGCTGTATGTGAGTCGTAGATTTGTACTGTATACGATATACGGTGTATCTGTAATTTTTCTCAGTTCACAGTTTATCGAGGTTGACTTCGGTATACACGATCAATTCTTCGCAGCCATCGCCGGCGGATTCGTCGTAGGTGCCGGAACCGGTATTATCTTGAGATCCATCGGTTCATCTGGCGGCCTTGATGTCATAGCTATTCTGCTGTACCGGAAATTCAACTTCGGTGTCGGTAAAACCTATATGGTATTCAACGTGCTGCTCTTTTCTCTGGTTTTGACCCAATATGGTGCCGATATCTTCATTGCTTCGATCATCATGACCTTTGTTGCCTCCAATTCACTCGACTACTTCCTCACGCTCTCCAACCAGAGAAAAATCGTCTATGTGATCAGTGAAAAGTCAGAGCAAATCGGCAAGGATGTAACAGAACGACTCAATCTGCGAGCTACCTTCATCCACGGCAAAGGCGCCTATACAGGAAACGACAAGGACATCCTGATGACCATAACCAATAATCTGATGCTCAAGCGCCTTGAAGAAGCCGTATTCACCGTTGATGAAGATGCACTCTTTATCGTGGAAAACAGCTATGACGTGATAGGTAATAACTTCAATAAGCGAAAGGTCTATTAG
- a CDS encoding ATP-dependent helicase: MQLTEEQQQIIQHSQGHALVSAVAGSGKTTTMVEHIRVLLERGCMPKELMVLMFNRSARDGFVRKLAGVLASTGYGMPEIRTFHSLGLRLVESFTRKGTLPRRRLVSDDGLKEKLAKQALNHAYKEEKGNHAWASKDDLEEFLRFIELVKADIVSPGECYEQQGLSKKYQYFLQAYDFFEEGRLKQNIRFFDDLLHEPVMALKENPQLAEWVANRVDHIIVDEYQDINEVQQQLLKFIGGSRARVMAVGDVDQCIYEWRGARPEYITSRFQYDFPAPRRYTLSYTFRFGHNLSLAANHLIGHNLKRDRKFCVSHTSNHDTRLGLYNQQERQGLADLLGLWQGKGRSLREAVVLVRLYGMSVPVELSLLEAGIPYRLEGHEPVFECREVQALTGYLMLCTRTLIAEEQATRIELLVAMLSQPHLGIRQEELERLAAKIAVDPEEGGEQILLMLSADMPGFVKKKILQAADDWQWLLRRKVEKRADLLLREIVEYLDLYEFYHKFSSRQVVAESRIETCRAFIDFAQGLKLSAEDFLAHLQELQRQNISGEDVLLITSIHRAKGLEWPLVVVPGLEDGVFPFISRAGEGSGDSLEDERRLFYVAITRGIEQVALFHPPDLSLSANIESGGSSAPKDRFVASRFLFESNMGLSEKLGDRLYNPDSIEPDKPLEAADITVAENYLQTVGVDSIALKQKFVPKRIRDRETELPSPHAHMKPGHTLRISDLKVGLTVVHKMFGAGKIQKILDRSQGRIVVDFTEHRGVTLIVSRAPLSLPN, encoded by the coding sequence ATGCAACTCACTGAAGAGCAGCAACAGATCATCCAGCATAGCCAAGGGCATGCGCTGGTCAGTGCCGTTGCCGGGTCGGGAAAAACCACCACCATGGTGGAGCATATCCGGGTTCTGCTTGAGCGCGGTTGCATGCCAAAAGAGCTGATGGTACTCATGTTCAACCGTTCGGCCCGGGACGGTTTTGTGAGAAAACTTGCCGGGGTTCTGGCGAGCACAGGCTATGGTATGCCTGAGATCCGCACCTTTCATTCACTTGGCTTGCGGTTGGTGGAGAGTTTTACCAGAAAAGGAACATTGCCCAGGCGAAGGCTGGTGAGTGATGACGGCTTAAAAGAAAAACTGGCCAAACAGGCTCTCAATCACGCCTACAAAGAGGAAAAAGGCAATCATGCCTGGGCCTCTAAGGATGATCTTGAAGAATTTTTGAGGTTTATCGAGCTGGTCAAGGCGGATATAGTTTCGCCTGGTGAGTGCTATGAACAACAGGGCTTAAGCAAAAAATACCAATATTTCCTGCAGGCATACGACTTTTTTGAAGAGGGCCGCTTAAAGCAGAACATTCGCTTTTTTGACGATTTGCTCCACGAACCGGTAATGGCGCTGAAAGAAAATCCACAACTAGCAGAGTGGGTTGCCAACCGTGTCGACCACATCATTGTCGATGAGTATCAGGATATCAACGAGGTACAGCAGCAGTTATTGAAGTTTATTGGCGGTAGCCGGGCAAGGGTGATGGCGGTTGGTGACGTGGATCAATGTATCTATGAATGGCGTGGCGCCAGACCGGAATATATTACCAGCAGGTTTCAGTACGATTTCCCGGCTCCACGCCGTTATACACTCTCCTATACGTTCAGATTTGGCCACAACCTCTCATTGGCTGCCAATCATCTGATCGGCCATAACCTCAAGCGTGACCGTAAATTCTGTGTGTCTCATACCAGCAACCATGATACTCGCCTGGGTTTGTATAATCAGCAGGAGCGTCAGGGGCTGGCGGATCTTTTGGGGCTGTGGCAGGGGAAGGGGAGAAGCCTGCGTGAAGCGGTTGTGCTGGTAAGGCTGTATGGCATGAGTGTGCCGGTTGAGCTCTCACTGCTGGAGGCTGGCATTCCATATCGGTTGGAAGGGCACGAACCGGTCTTTGAGTGCAGGGAAGTGCAGGCACTCACCGGATATCTGATGCTCTGTACCAGGACCTTGATAGCTGAAGAACAGGCAACCCGGATAGAATTGCTGGTGGCCATGCTCTCACAGCCCCATCTTGGAATCCGCCAGGAAGAGCTTGAGCGACTTGCGGCGAAAATAGCTGTCGACCCCGAGGAAGGTGGCGAGCAGATCCTGTTGATGCTCAGCGCGGATATGCCAGGTTTCGTCAAAAAGAAGATCCTGCAGGCTGCGGATGACTGGCAATGGCTATTGCGGAGAAAGGTAGAGAAACGCGCAGATCTGTTGCTCAGGGAGATCGTTGAATACCTTGATCTATACGAATTTTACCACAAGTTTTCATCCCGCCAGGTGGTTGCTGAAAGTCGCATCGAAACCTGCCGGGCTTTTATCGACTTTGCCCAGGGGCTGAAGCTCTCCGCTGAAGACTTTCTGGCTCACTTGCAAGAACTGCAACGACAGAATATCAGTGGCGAAGATGTGCTGCTGATCACTTCTATCCACCGGGCCAAAGGTCTGGAGTGGCCCCTGGTTGTGGTGCCGGGCCTAGAAGATGGGGTGTTTCCATTTATCTCCAGGGCGGGCGAAGGCAGCGGGGATAGCCTGGAGGATGAACGACGCTTGTTCTATGTGGCCATAACCAGGGGTATTGAGCAGGTGGCGCTTTTTCACCCGCCGGATCTTTCGCTTTCAGCAAACATAGAATCCGGTGGCAGTTCAGCTCCCAAAGATCGTTTTGTCGCCAGCCGTTTTCTTTTTGAGTCGAATATGGGGCTTAGTGAAAAACTGGGTGATAGGCTCTACAATCCAGACAGCATAGAACCGGATAAACCACTTGAGGCAGCAGATATTACTGTCGCTGAAAACTATCTGCAAACTGTCGGAGTGGATAGCATAGCGCTGAAACAGAAGTTCGTGCCGAAGAGAATCAGGGACCGAGAAACGGAATTGCCGAGTCCCCACGCGCACATGAAGCCGGGGCATACGCTACGGATTTCAGATCTAAAGGTGGGGCTGACAGTGGTTCACAAGATGTTCGGAGCCGGTAAAATTCAGAAAATCCTCGACCGGAGTCAGGGAAGAATAGTGGTCGATTTCACTGAACACAGGGGTGTAACCCTGATAGTGAGCCGCGCCCCTCTCAGCTTGCCGAATTAA
- a CDS encoding SIR2 family NAD-dependent protein deacylase, with protein MKTIITGQNEEHIAEAVQLFTSSRNAIALTGAGISVGSGIPDFRSEGGLWSIYSPDEYATLDVFLNNAEKAWELYRDLGRVIIGKKPNAAHEALAEFEQKRILNGIITQNIDNLHQVAGNQYVFEIHGDHQHLHCINCGYIEPVEDHHFTMKEVPHCQECQSPLKPNIVLFGEPVRKLDEIHMVVQHCDLLLVIGTSAQVYPAAGLPSMVKANGGAIFEFNMEPALGRGITDYFFEGDLGSSLPEFSNAVRKTL; from the coding sequence ATGAAAACGATTATTACCGGCCAAAACGAGGAGCATATAGCCGAGGCTGTACAGCTCTTCACCTCTTCACGTAACGCCATAGCACTCACCGGCGCCGGCATCTCTGTCGGCAGCGGCATTCCCGACTTTCGCAGTGAAGGCGGCCTTTGGTCCATCTACTCACCGGATGAATATGCAACGCTCGATGTCTTCCTGAACAATGCCGAAAAGGCGTGGGAACTGTATCGGGATCTGGGCCGTGTCATCATCGGCAAGAAGCCCAATGCTGCCCACGAAGCCCTGGCTGAATTTGAGCAAAAAAGGATCCTCAACGGAATAATAACTCAGAATATCGACAACCTGCACCAAGTTGCCGGCAACCAATACGTCTTTGAAATTCACGGTGACCACCAGCATCTCCACTGCATCAACTGCGGCTATATCGAGCCGGTTGAAGATCATCATTTCACGATGAAGGAAGTGCCACACTGCCAGGAATGCCAATCACCCCTCAAGCCAAATATCGTTTTGTTTGGAGAACCTGTCAGAAAGTTGGACGAAATCCACATGGTTGTTCAGCACTGTGATCTGCTGTTGGTCATCGGTACCTCCGCCCAGGTCTATCCGGCTGCAGGACTGCCCTCTATGGTTAAGGCAAATGGTGGAGCGATTTTCGAGTTCAATATGGAGCCTGCCCTGGGCCGAGGCATTACTGACTATTTTTTTGAAGGTGACCTCGGCAGCTCATTGCCCGAGTTCAGCAATGCGGTACGGAAAACTCTATAG
- a CDS encoding LysE family translocator: MDLHTFATCLVAVTLLTLTPGLDTMLIIRNSARGGWRDGAVSSLGICSGLFVHATISALGISVLLLKTVWAFNILKLAGAIYLLWLGLTSLKRASRRHRGSIFTNQSVQQTEFSMYRSLREGFLSNVLNPKTIIFYMAFLPQFIDPVHKPLGQALIVAATHFTVAMIYQCILASMVDRARAWLQHPAVGRVFDSLTGLVMIFLGARLALEKV, encoded by the coding sequence ATGGATCTGCACACCTTTGCTACTTGTCTCGTTGCCGTTACCCTGCTCACTTTAACGCCGGGTCTCGATACCATGTTGATCATTCGCAACAGCGCCAGAGGCGGTTGGCGAGATGGAGCGGTCAGCAGTCTGGGCATCTGCTCGGGTCTTTTCGTTCATGCCACAATTTCCGCACTGGGTATATCGGTCCTTCTGCTGAAAACCGTCTGGGCATTCAATATCCTGAAACTTGCCGGAGCGATTTATCTCCTCTGGCTCGGGTTGACCAGCCTGAAAAGGGCCTCTCGAAGGCACAGGGGATCGATATTTACCAACCAGAGTGTTCAGCAGACTGAGTTCAGCATGTACCGCTCACTGCGGGAAGGTTTTCTCTCCAATGTGCTCAACCCGAAAACCATCATTTTCTACATGGCATTTCTGCCCCAGTTTATCGACCCGGTCCATAAGCCGCTCGGACAGGCGCTGATAGTTGCTGCCACCCATTTCACCGTGGCCATGATCTACCAGTGCATACTTGCTTCCATGGTTGACCGCGCCCGTGCCTGGCTGCAACACCCCGCCGTGGGCCGGGTGTTCGACAGCCTCACCGGGTTGGTGATGATTTTTCTGGGCGCACGGCTGGCTCTGGAAAAGGTTTGA